The segment TTAGACACATTTTTCTTGTAGCCAGCTCTAGTATATGATCTGTTCTTTGTAGCTATTTTTTCGTCGCGAGTTGTATTCTGGCAACTCACCTAATGTTAGTTTTTATCTGCAGAAGTTTCATGTTTTAGTACTCTCCAATCTCTAGCAGAATGTCAGGATGTACTGCAGCACTTTTAACATTGAGAACTCTCTGTAGTTTTCTGTGGTCAAATATTTCCACTTCTACTGAGAACATTGAGCTTACAGGTCTATGATCTGATAGTTTTAACTCTGCGCGCTTGTAAAACATCTGTTTTATACCTTTTCCTAACCATAGTATACGATCACACCTGCATAAACACGAAGAGGACACTCAGTTACTAAACTTTATGCAATGCTTCTCGCGATTCTTGTAGACTACTAAAGTACTTGTTGCTTACCATGCTGGTGATCTCTTCTTTTCCCCTTCTCTCGTAATTTCTCCGTTGTACCTATCACTGTTGAATTCATACTTGTAAGTTGGTGCGAAGTTAACCAATCCTTCCTTCCAACCAGCAAAGACATGCCCATTTTGGAGTTCTTTGTGCAACTGCTCATGAGATGAAACACTATTTAGCTTAGTTTTCGTAGGAACGTATGCATAAAATGGAAACTTGAGAGAGTTTAGTATCTGACTTACTTGATCACTGTTGAGTAGTTCATCCCATTTCTTATTGGCAACCAGCTTCCGTACCTCAGCATCTGCCATACTGATTCGATAATTTAAGTCTCCAAACCAGAATATCTGACTGTAGATATTGAAgtaaaagttatatatatatattgacttgTTGAATTAACATCTCTTAACGCGAAAAACTGAAATGGTTTTTGAGTTCACTGTAGAAGTACTTACTCATGAGATGGAATTGTTTGTGGTTCATCTGTATCTGTGTCAAATATGGACGAGAAATGAGTACGTCTCATGATTTCATTGACATCAGAGTTACGCCTTTGCTCTGCCCCTTCCTTTTGTCCGGATGATAAATGAGAACAAACAAAGCATAGCCGCGACTGGAAAAGAGACATGCTCACAGAAACAGATCCCTGCAATAACATCACTCGTAAGTGTCATCTCTTTGTGCTTAAATTGTCTTATAGAAGTGTCGACAGATACATAAAGAAGTCGGATTGTACTATGCCACTTGAACAATAACTGAAAGAAGAAGCATTACCTTATTGCCCATGTATCCCATTAGTCCAATTCCAACAGCAGAAACTTGCAAGTTGTTTATATGCCTCCTCAATCTTCGACGTACCCAAACTGATACGTATATACCAACCATCTGCTTGCTGACAATACGTACATACATTGGACGAGACTTGATTGTATGATCTAGAagtgaattttcttctttgacCTCTGGAAATTCATCAAACATGTCATTTTCCTCGTCAAAAAATTGATCAGGGCCATCAGAAAGTGCATCAAGAACTACAGGTTCTTCTTTTTTATCCATCGACATCAATCCTAAGTTTCCTGAGCTCTGGTGCACCCTTTTTAACCCTCTACCGTCTAATCCTGTTGTGTCGAAAGCAAGATGATTGTCTACGGTACCAAAACCAACTCTCGCGGTACTACTGAAGACTCTCCTCAACtttaaattagaagaaagaagtTGAGATGCCGCATCCAGTGGACGTTCAGGCCAATCCAATCTACTGTCACAATCAATGCCATACATCCTCTTTACATGCAGATTTTTCCCTAAGTTGATAGTATTATTCTCGAAAATCAGAGCTGTGTCGATTGATGCCTCATTTTCCATTCTATCCAGTTCAGGAGCATCAACCACATCTGCAATTATGTCATCAGCAGAAGAAGTCCTTAAAACTGGAGAAGGCGGAGCACTATAACTCTTGAGCTTAGTTTCAGGTTCCTCCGTCCTGTTTAATGTTCTTCGTATGATCGCCTCCCATTTCGGAACTGGCCTTCTATTTTCTGCTCCCAGTACATTTCCAGCATTCAGAGGAACCACCTCTTGGAATCTGTAAACAGCAGATATAATTCATATACAACTACATCATATAAATGAATTTTCAGCCTAACTCAACTTGAAAAGCTAGCTCGAGAGGTGAGTATTGTCAAGGTCACATATAAACGAACCACCCATCCCATAAGAGCCCGATTTTGGACTCTTCAATCCCACACACTCAAAACTAGACATCTGTAGCGTGGACAATTTTTAATATGGAGGCCTAACATTAGATAATAAGAATTAGGATGAGTTCTGCGCTGATACATCTgacctaactcaaccccaaaagctagaTCAAAGATGAGACTCTTCAACATGACGGATTAGACATATAGCTAAAACAAACAGGAAATCTGCTACAGTTCATTGAAAAGTGCCTAAAAGCATTTTTGTGCATACCCAAGAATATAGATATCTGCTGGTTCTTGCATACAAATCCACTCATCAATATCTAGATCTTCATCTGGCAGTCTTCCTGCTACATTCCAAGTACCAACTGTAACTCTGCAGAAAATCAAAGCTTATATAAATCTCTTAACTCTTTCAACTTGACTTCAAGTCcgaaaaaagaagaagcaaaCCACCATGTAATTGATTGAAAAAGACAAAC is part of the Solanum pennellii chromosome 8, SPENNV200 genome and harbors:
- the LOC107029108 gene encoding type I inositol polyphosphate 5-phosphatase 2-like is translated as MKKWLNIAPKVCDFSEDEVDTETESEDDACSLKDERMVEDHGHRKPGKLNECHTQTTGKPSVEYTPRHRRGKSETLRAQYINTKEVRVTVGTWNVAGRLPDEDLDIDEWICMQEPADIYILGFQEVVPLNAGNVLGAENRRPVPKWEAIIRRTLNRTEEPETKLKSYSAPPSPVLRTSSADDIIADVVDAPELDRMENEASIDTALIFENNTINLGKNLHVKRMYGIDCDSRLDWPERPLDAASQLLSSNLKLRRVFSSTARVGFGTVDNHLAFDTTGLDGRGLKRVHQSSGNLGLMSMDKKEEPVVLDALSDGPDQFFDEENDMFDEFPEVKEENSLLDHTIKSRPMYVRIVSKQMVGIYVSVWVRRRLRRHINNLQVSAVGIGLMGYMGNKGSVSVSMSLFQSRLCFVCSHLSSGQKEGAEQRRNSDVNEIMRRTHFSSIFDTDTDEPQTIPSHDQIFWFGDLNYRISMADAEVRKLVANKKWDELLNSDQLHKELQNGHVFAGWKEGLVNFAPTYKYEFNSDRYNGEITREGEKKRSPAWCDRILWLGKGIKQMFYKRAELKLSDHRPVSSMFSVEVEIFDHRKLQRVLNVKSAAVHPDILLEIGEY